The DNA segment CGGCGTCGACCTCGACGCCTGGAACCCGGTGGTGACCGCCGCCGAAGGGGGCGACGAGGCGGCCAAGGTGCGGCGCGACGAGATGAAGACGATTTCGATCCTCAATCTCAACTATCGCCAGGGTCCGGACATGCCGCAGTTCAAGCATGGCTTCGCCGACTCGCATTTCATCTGCTTTCCCTACGAGACGCGCCGCACCGGCATCTACGCCGCCGGCCCGGTACGCCGTCCGATGGACATCCTGCAGGCCACCGACGACGCCACCGGCGCCGCGCTGAAGGCGATCCAGGCGGTGGAAGCCGTCGCCGTCGGCCGTGCCGCGCATCCGCGCTCGGGCGACCTGTCCTTCCCCACCGCGCGCCTCGAAGGCTGTACCCAGTGCAAGCGCTGCACCGTCGAGTGCCCCTTCGGCGCCATCGACGAAGACGAAAAGCGCTTTCCGGTGTTCAACGAGGAGCGCTGCCGTCGCTGCGGCACCTGCATGGGCGCCTGCCCGGTGCGCGTGATCTCCTTCGAGAACTATTCCTGCGACACCGTCGGCAGCCAGGTCAAGGCCATCGAGGTGCCCGAGGAAGACGAGGAGAAGCCGCGCATCCTGGTGCTGGCCTGCGAGAACGACGCCTACCCGGCGCTCGACATGGCCGGCCTGGCGCGCCTCAACTACTCGGCTTTCGTCCGCATCATCCCGGTGCGCTGCCTCGGTTCGGTGAATACCATCTGGATCACCGACGCGCTCAACGCCGGCTATGACGGCGTGATGATGATGGGCTGCAAGAAGGGCGACGACTACCAGTGCCACTTCGTCAAGGGCTCGGAACTCGCGCATTACCGCATGAGCAAGATCGGCGACACGCTGAAGCAGCTCGGCCTGGAACCCGAACGGGTGCAGACCCAGGAAGTGGCGATCACCGACAACGTCCGCGTGGTCAAGCTGATCAACGACTACGTCGCCGAACTCGACAAGCTCGGCCCCTCGCCCATGAAGGGCTTCGGCTAAGGAGATGCGAGAGATGACTACTGCAAATCAATCCGCGAATCTGGGTGCGCTGGAACGTTACCGCAACAACTTCCTCAGGGAGGTTGAAGCCAACGTCGAAGAAGGCCACATGGTCAAGATGTGCATGCAGTGCGGCGTCTGCGCCGGCTCCTGCCCGCTGGGTCCGGCCTGGCAGCACTCGCCGCAGAAGATCTTCATGATGATCCGCGCCGGCAAGCGCGACGAAGTGCTGGGTTCCGACTCGATGTTCATGTGCACCTCCTGCTACAACTGCATGGTGCGCTGCCCGCGCCAGCTGCCGATCACGCACATCATGCACGGCCTGGCCAATTATGCGCATCGCCTCGGCCTCGCCCCCAAGGGCCAGCCGACGCGCGATTTCGCCACGCTGTTCTGGAACAACCTGATCAAGAAGGGACGCGTCAATGAACTGACGCTGACGCTTCGTCACTACTTCCGGGGGGGCCTGGTATCCGGCATCAAGGAGGCGCTTTCGATGCAGGGCATCGGCCTCGGCCTGCTGCTCGCCAAGCGCCTCAATCCCATGGAAATATTCGGCGGCCACGGCGTCAAGGATCTCAAGGGCTTCCACGCCATCATCGCCAAGGCGAAGGAAATCGAGGATCGCAAGAAGGGCTTCAGCGCCTGACGGAGAGAAAGAAAATGTCCAAGAAAGAATACGCGTTCTATCCCGGTTGCTCTTCCCAGCTCAAGGCCTCGGCCTCGAACTACCTGGTGTCGACCAACTCGATGTGCACGGCGCTCGACATCAAACTGACCGAGATTCCGGACTGGAACTGCTGCGGCGCCTCGATCGGCTATTGCGAAGGCGGCGAGTTGCCGCGCATCGCCATCAATGCGCGCAACTTCGCCCAGGCCGAAACCCACCTGCCGGGACAGGACATCGTCGCCACCTGTGCCGCCTGCTGGCTCGGCGCGCGCGAAAGCAAGGAACGCCTCGACGCCTCGGCCGTGCTGATGAAGGAAACCAACGAGGCGCTGGCCGCGGCCGGCCTGCACTACAAGGGCGAGGTCGAAGTGCGCCACATGGTCGAAGTGCTGATCGAGGACTTCGGCTACGAGGGCCTCAAGGCGCCGATGAAGAAGTCGCTGGAAGGCCTCAAGATCGCCGGCTATGTGGGCTGCCAGACCAACCGCCCCTTCGGCATCGTCGGCGAATCCTTCGAGAACCCGCTCTACCTCGACAAGATGGTCGAGACCTTTGGCGGCGAGGCACTGACCAAGTACGAGCAGAAGGTCACCTGCTGTGGCGGCGCGCTGGCCTTCTCCGAGCCGGAGAAAAGCCAGAAGCAGATCCGCGACATCGTCGAATCGGCCTACGACCACGGCGCCGAGATGATCGTCACTCCCTGCCCGCTGTGCCAGGCCAACGTCGAGGTCTACCAGTCCGAGATCAACAAGAAGCAGGGCACCAAGTTCAACATGCCCGTGGTGTATTACTCGCAGCTGATGACCGTCGCCTACGGCGGCTCGGCCAAGGACGCGGCGCTCGACGGCCAGCTGATCCGCGCCGAAAAGCTGGAAAAGATCGCCGGCAAGTAAGCCGGCGGGTGTAACAAAGAGTCGGCGCTGGCGGTACGGCGATATTCGCCGTACCGCCAGCGCCGACTCTCATTTACGTTCAGTCGAAGCCTTCGTCGCTTTCGGATTCGGATTCAAGCGCCCGTTTCTTCGCCGCCTCGCGCTCCTCGACCAGACGCTTTTCCTGCACCTTGGCGAGGCGCTCCTGAGCCGCTTCGGCATTGAGCGCAATGCTCTCTTCGCCGAACAGCACCTGGCGCAGGAAGCGGAAGGCGAATTGCAGCAGCGCGACGTCGTCAGCCATCAGCGCTTCCTTCTCCGCCTGCGGCAGGTCGAACAGCTTGGTGAAGGATTCGGCGCTGACGAATTCGCGGAAGCGGTCGATGTCGTAGCAAGCCATGAAAAACAGCTGGCGGCTGCGCAAGGATGGCTTGCCGATGGTCGGGCCGGAGGATTTCTTCTTCAACACCAGCTGGCGCCAGCCGCGCGCCAGTTCGTCGTACTGTTCGAGTCCCTGTTCCTTGCGATAGTCGGCGATGGTGATACGGCGATTCACCTCGTGGCCCTTGCAGTGGTCTTCCTTGACGAGGGCGTAGGAGTCGCGATCGACGTATTCGTCCTGCTTCCTCATCGACAGCAGGGCCACCGGGTAGTAGCGGCAGGCCGTGGGCCGGTCGCTGTAAATGTCGCAGCCCTCCGGCTTCATGAAACGGCAGGCAGTCCCACCTTCCACGGGGCGAAACTTGATCCCGGCGATGCTGTCCTTGTCGAATTCATAGGGCACCGTATAGTCCTTGAGGAACTCGGTGGAGCTGATCCCCAGCCGCGTCTTGATACGCAGCACGTCGTAGGGCGTCAGCGAAATGTCGATGTTGGAACAGCAGGCGTTCCAGCAACCGATGCCCTTGTGGCAGGAGAATTCTATTTCGTGGGTCTCCGCCAGCATGGTGGGGAGGACGGGACTTTGCGGAAAGGGAATATCGGGCTGGGACATGAGAAGCCTCTTTGCAGCTAGGGATTACGGTTTCAACATCCCACTAGGGGATACCGTCCGCGCCCACAGGGACGCAGACATAAAGAAAACAGGCCGAAAGCCTTGCGGCTTCCGGCCTGAATTTTACAGCCTGGACCGCGCTTAGTGCGGAGCGGCAGCCTTGAACAGCTTCGACTTGTCCACCAGGTCGATGTGCTTGCGCTTGAAGCAGGTCCACTTCTTGGTGTGCTTGTCGTAGATCGAATTCACGAAGCAATGCCAGTTCTTCTCGTCGACGAAGTTCTTGTCGGTGCGATAGTAGAAGCCCGGGTAGCGGCTCTCTTCGCGGAACTGGATGTGCTTCATGTGGGCTTCGGCGGTCAGGATGCGATGGTAGTTTTCCCAGGCGCGCAGCAGTTCGTGCAGGTCCTTGGCGCGCAGCTTGAGCGAATCTTCCTTCAGCATTTCCAGCTTCTCTTCCGCAACGGCCAACATCTTGTCGTTGGTGTTGTAGTAGGTGGCGACACCGGCAACGTACTCGTCCATGATCTTCTGCAGACGCATCTGCAGCATCTTCGGCGTGATGTAGTTGGGGTTGACGTCGATCGCCGTGGTGTAGTCCTTGTGCGTCAGGAAGGTCTTGACCGGCCTCCAGATCGTTTCGGCGATCTGTTCGTTGGTCTCGTCGAACTCGAGCTTGTAGTCGGGATTGTCGAGGCAGTACTTGATCATCGACTTGGCGGCCAGGCGGCCTTCGGTGTGCGAACCGGAGGAGAACTTGTGGCCCGAGGCGCCCACGCCGTCGCCGGCGGTGAACAGACCCTTGACCGTGGTCATCGAACGGTAGCCCCAGTTCCAGCCCTTCGGCAGGTGCGCGGGAACGCCGTCATACTCTTCCGTGGTCGGCGCGCCGACGTCGGTCGGGCCGGACACCCAGATGCCGCAGCAGCCGGAGTGCGAACCCAGCAGGTAGGGCTCGGTCGGCATCAGTTCGGAGTTCTTCTCGCGCGGATCGACGTTCTCGCCGACCCAGATGCCGCACTGGCCGATACACATGTCGAGGAAGTCTTCCCAGGCCTCGGCTTCGAGGTGCTTGACTTCCTTCGGCGTCAGGGTCTCGGCCAGCTTGGCCAGGGCGGTGACGGTGTCCATGTAGATCGGGCCGCGACCTTCCTTCATTTCCTTCAGCATCAGGTGGTTGCGCAGGCAGGAGGCGGGAACGGCGGCCTGCCCGTAGGGCGGGTAGTCGTTCAGCATTTCCTTGTTCTTGACCATGTAGTCTTCGCCGTAGGCGTTGGTGGCCTTGGCCTTGAACAACAGGAACCAGGCACCGACCGGGCCGTAACCGTCCTTGAAGCGGGCGGGCACGAAACGGTTTTCCATCATGGTCATCTCGGCGCCGGCTTCGGCGGCCATGGCGTAGGTCGAACCGGCATTCCACACCGGGTACCAGGCGCGGCCCGAGCCCTCGCCCACGGAACGCGGACGGAACAGGTTGACGCAACCGCCGGCGGCCAGCATCACGGCCTTGGCCTTGTAGATGTAGATCTTGTTCTCGCGCACCGAGAAACCGGCGGCGCCGGCGATGCGGGTCGGATCGTTCTTGTCGTTGATCAGATGCACGATGAACACGCGCTCCTGGATGCGGTCGAGGCCGAGCGCCTTCTTGGCGGCTTCGGCAACGATCCACTTGTAGGATTCGCCGTTGATCATGATCTGCCACTTGCCCGAACGCACCGGCTGGCCGCCATCCTTCAGGGCCGGCAGGCCTTCCTTCTGCGCTTCGGCGCCGTCGTGGCGGACGCCTTCGGCGTCGGTCTTCCAGATCGGCAGGCCCCACTCTTCGAACAGATGCACGGAGTCGTCAACGTTGCGGCCCACGTCATAGGCCAGGTCGTCGCGGGTGATGCCCATCAGGTCGTTGGAGACCATGCGCGCGTAGTCGGCGGGATCCTGCTTGTCGCCGATGTAGGTGTTGATCGCGGACAGGCCCTGCGCCACGGCGCCGGAGCGGTCCATGGCGGCCTTGTCCACCAGCTTGATCTTGAGTTCCTTGCCGGTCTCGGCCTTGAGGGCCTCGGCCCAGCGCATCATTTCATATGCCGTGCCGCAGCAGGCCATGCCGCCGCCGACGAGCAGAATGTCCAGCTCTTCGTAGACGACTTCAGGTGCTTCAAATGTTCCAGCCATTTTTGGTTCCTCGATTGGTCAATTACTTGCGGATCAGTTCGGCGGGGTTGCCGGCGCGGAAGCCGCCCATGACAGCCCGGGTGTACACGCCGTCGGCGGTGATCTCCGACATCTTCGGCATCGGCTTGCCGCCGTAGCAGTCGATCGAGCCTTCGGCCGTGGTGCGGATCGGGAACTTGAAACGCTTCAGCGTGCCGTTGCGGAACTTGATGGTCCACATGATGGAGTCGGATCCGCGCAGCGGCTGCACCGAACCGCCCAGCGGCACGATGTCGGCGTAGTGGCGGCATTCGATGGCGCCCTGCGGGCAGATCTTGACGCAGGAGTAGCACTCCCAGCACTGCTCCGGTTCCTGGTTGAACGCCTTCATGGCATGGCCGGTTTCGGAACCGTCCTTGTCCAGCTTCATCAGGTTGTGCGGGCAGATGTACATGCAGGCGGTCTTGTCCTGCCCCTTGCAGCCATCGCACTTCTCGGTACGAACAAAGGTTGGCATTTGGTTTCTACTCCTAGGTTACGGTGTTGATCATCAAAAAATGCACTTGGAAAAGCTGGGGTTCTGATTTATCAGCGGGCCGAATGTCCGGACAACTTGACCTCGACCTTCTCGTCTTCGGCCAGGCTGGCGTAGTAGGCGCGCAGCACCTCCAGCACCTCCGGCCGGGAAAACTCGGCGGGCACGTCGCCGCCTTCGGACAACATCTTGCGCAGCTTGGTACCCGACAGCAGCAGGCGGTCGGCCTCGCCGTGCGGGCAGGTACGCGCCGAGGCCATGCCGCCGCACTTGTAGCACCAGAAGGTCCAGTCGATCTTCAGCGGCTGGGTCTCCAGCGAGCCCTTGGGAATCTGGTCGAAAATGTGGTGGGCGTCGAAAGGACCGTAGTAGCTGCCGACACCGGCGTGGTCGCGGCCGACGATCAGATCCGAGCAGCCATAGTTCTGGCGGAACAGCGCATGCAGCAGCGCCTCGCGCGGGCCGGCATAGCGCATGTCGAGCGGGTAGCCCGCCTGCAGCACGGTGTTCTTGACGAAATAGTGCTCGGCCAGTGTGGAGATCGCCTCGGAACGAACATCAGCGGGAATGTCGCCCGGCTTCAGATTGCCCAGCAGCGAGTGGATCAGCACGCCGTCGCAGGTCTCGATGGCGATCTTCGCCAGATACTCGTGCGAACGGTGCATCGGGTTGCGGGTCTGGAAGGCGGCAACGCGGCTCCAGCCCATGGCCTCGAACTTGGCGCGGGTTTCCTTCGGCGACATGAAAAGATCGCCGTACTTCTCCGGGAAATCGCCCTGCGAGAGAACCTTGATCGGGCCGGCGAGGTTGATGTCGCCCTGCTCCATGACCATCTTGACGCCGGGATGCTCGATGTCGGTGGTCTTGAACACCGTGGCGCACTCGTGCGCCTTGTCGATCTTGAACTTCTCGGTCACCTTCATGGTGGCGAGGATTTCGCCGCTTGCGCCATCCACCAGCGCGATGTCGCTGCCGGTCTTGATGCCGTCGGCGATGACTTCGTCCGTCGAGAGGGTGATCGGGATCGGCCAGAACAGGCCGTTGGCCATCTTCATGCCATCGCAGACGCCCTGCCAGTCGGTATGGGTCATGAAGCCCTCGAGCGGCGTAAAACCGCCGATGCCGAGCATGATGATGTCGCCGGCTTCACGCGAACTGACCTTGACTTTCGGCAAGGACTGGGCACGTGCAAGCTCTACCTTCAGAGCCTGGCCTTCGAGCAACAAGGGTCGCAGACTGCCGCCGCCGTGCGGATTGACCAACGCCATGCCGAACCTCCTAAAATAGGGACTATTTCTTGAAGTTCGAAGGCTAACAATTTCCCCTTCCGGCGCCAATGCGATTATTTCTATTTGAGGATAAGGGGATTGTTTATGGGCCGTGCAAGGGCGCGGATCGGCGCCTCTGCTAACATTTGTCCGATTTCGATCCTGACCGACAATTGACCAGAAAATGAAAGCAGTAATTCTTGCCGGCGGCCTCGGTACGCGTCTCGCCGAAGAAACCGTACTGCGACCCAAACCGATGGTGGAAATCGGCGGCAAGCCGATTCTCTGGCACATCATGAAAGGCTATGCCCACTTCGGCATCACCGATTTCGTGATCTGCCTCGGCTACAAGGGCTATATGGTGAAGGAATACTTTGCCAACCTGGCCCTGCACACATCCGACGTGACCATCGACCTGGCGAAAAACCGCGTCGACCTGCATCAGAACCAGTCCGAGCCCTGGAACATCACATTGGTGGACACCGGAGAAAACACGCAGACGGGGGGGCGCCTGCGCCGAATTCGCGGCTTCGTCGACGGCGAAGACTTCTGCATGACCTATGGCGATGGCGTGGCCGATGTGGATATCAGCGCGCTGCTTGCCTTTCATCGCAACGAGCAATGCCTGGCGACGGTCACCGCGGTCCGACCGCCGGGGCGCTTCGGCCGCCTCGATCTCGACGGCAAGCGCGCGCGCGGGTTTCAGGAAAAGCCGCGCGGCGATGGCGACTGGATCAATGGCGGGTTTTTCGTGATCTCCCCCGCCGCACTCGACCGCATCGACAGCGAATCCACCCTGTGGGAACAGGAGCCCTTGCAGCATCTGGCGGCAAACGGGCAACTGGCCGCGTTTCGCCATGACGGTTTCTGGCAACCCATGGACACGTTGCGCGACAAGAACCATCTGGAGCAACTCTGGGCCGCCGGCAATGCTCCGTGGAAGCTGTGGCAGTGAATCCCGATTTCTGGAAAGGCCGCAAGGTATTCATTACCGGCCATACCGGTTTCAAGGGTGCCTGGCTGGCCTTGTGGCTGCAGAAAGTCGGCGCTGGCGTTACGGCGTTTTCGCTGGCGCCGCCGACGCAGCCAAGCTTGTTCGAAGCGGCGCAGGTGGCTCAGGGCATCACTTCGATCCATGGCGACATCCGCGACTACGCTGCACTCGGCACGGCGCTGCACGACAGCGGCGCCAGCATCGTGTTCCACCTTGCGGCACAAGCCACGGTGGCGGATGGCTACCGCTTCGCGCGCGACACCTTCGCCACCAACGTCACCGGCACCCTGAACTTGCTGGACGCGATACGCGAATGTCCGGCGGTAGAGGCTGCAATCGTCGTCACCAGCGACAAATGCTACGTCCCATCGCCTGCCGGCGTGCCGCTGCGTGAAGGCGACCCGCTGGGCGGCAAAGACCCCTACAGCGCCAGCAAGAGCTGTGCCGAAATTGCCACGACGTCGTGGCGCGAATCCTTCTTCAATGCCGACGACTCGCCGCGCATCGCCACCGCACGCGCCGGCAACGTCATCGGTGGCGGCGACTGGGCGGCGCACCGCCTGCTGCCGGACATCGTCCGCGCCTTTCATGCCGGGAATGTCCTTTCCCTGCGCATGCCCGAGGCCATCCGGCCATGGCAGCACGTACTCGAAGCGCTCGCCGGCTACCTGCTGCTGGCGGAACATCTGTGCGGCAAGGACGGTGCCCGCCATGCACAAGCCTGGAACTTCGGCCCGGCTGAATCGGATCAACTCACCGTGGGCGAAGTCGCCGAACGCTGCGCCAGGATCTGGGGCGGAAATGCCCGCGTTGACGTCGCCAAGACCAACTTCCAGAAGGAAACCGAAACCCTGCGCCTCGATGCCACCCATGCCCGCACGGCTCTTGGCTGGAACCCGCGCTGGAACGCCGACCAGGCTTTGCACCAGACACTGGACTGGTACCGGGCCTGGTATGCCGGCAGCAGCGATAGCGCCGGCATTCGCGCCCTGACCCTGGCCCAGATCGACCACTACACGGCAACGACATGACACTCGACGAACAACGAAAACAGATTCTTGCCCGGGTGCGCGACTATGCCGCACAACAGGAGTTGCGCGCCCCCTTCGCGGCGGGAAATAGTGCCGTGCCGGTCTCCGGACGGGTGCTCGATGCGGAAGCCTACGTTGCCCTGGTGGACGCCGCGCTTGATGGCTGGCTCACCACCGGGCGCTTCAACGACGAGTTCGAAAAACAGATCGCGGCCCGCATCGGCGTGGCCCGCGCACTCACCGTCAATTCAGGGTCGTCGGCCAACCTGCTGGCGCTTTCCGCGCTGACGTCGCCCCTGCTGGGCGAACGCGCCCTGAAACCCGGCGACGAGGTCATCACCGCCGCCGCGGGCTTCCCCACCACCATCAATCCGATCCTGCAAAACGGCCTGGTTCCGGTTTTCGTCGATTCGGAACTGCCCACCTACAACCCCGGCGCGGCAAGCATCGCCGCCGCCATCGGCCCGCGCACCCGCGCCATCATGCTGGCCCATGCCCTGGGCAATCCGTTCGATGCCGCAGCGCTGCGCGCGCTGGCCGACCAGCACGGACTGTGGCTGATCGAGGATTGCTGCGACGCCTTCGGCGCCACCCATGATGGCCGCAGCGTCGGCACCTTCGGCCATATCGGCACGCTGAGCTTCTACCCCGCGCACCACATCACCACCGGCGAAGGCGGCGCGGTGTTCACCAGCGATCCTGTACTGGCAAGAGCCATCGAGTCCTTCCGCGACTGGGGCCGGGATTGCTACTGCGCCCCCGGCAAGGACAACACCTGCGGCAAGCGCTTCGACTGGCAACTGGGCAAGCTGCCCTGCGGCTATGACCACAAATACACTTACTCGCACGCCGGCTACAACCTCAAGATCACCGACATGCAGGCCGCGCTCGGGGTCGCCCAAATGGGCCGCCTGGATGAATTCATCGCCGCGCGGAGAAGCAACTTTGCCCACCTGAAGACGCGTCTGAAAGCGTGCGAAGAATTCCTGATGCTGCCGGAGGCCACGCCGAACAGTGACCCATCGTGGTTCGGCTTTCTGCTGACCCTGCGCGAGAACGCCCCCTGCAACCGGGTTGACCTGCTGCGCTACCTCGACCAGCACAAGATCGGCACGCGACTGCTGTTCGCCGGCAATGTCACCCGCCAGCCGTATATGCAGGGCCGCGACTATCGCGTCGCCGGAACACTGGCCAACGCCGACATCATCACCGAGCGCAGTTTCTGGATCGGCGTGTATCCGGGGCTCACCACAGAGATGCTCGATTACGCCGCCGACAGGATCAGCGAGTTTCTCGGCGTCGGATCTGCATGGTGAGCATTAGCCGCGCCGCCAACTTTGACCAAGCCCTCGCTCGATGGCGGTGGGACAATCCAGCAATGCATCCCATCCATCAAGAGCAACGTACCGGAGTCTGTGCCCCATGAAGCCCCTTGTCATTTTCGAGATGGCCAACAATCACATGGGCGACATCGCCCATGGCATGACCATCATCAAGGCCTTTGCCGACACCGTGGCACCCTACCGCACGACATTCAACTTCGCCTTCAAGCTGCAGTATCGCGACCTCGATACCTTCATCCGTCCCGACTACAGGGGGCGCAGCGACATCAAGTATGTCAAGCGTTTCGAGGAAACCCGCCTGTCCGACGCGGACTTCCGGCGGCTCATCGCAACCATGCGGGAACATGGCTTTCTGACCGTGTGCACGCCCTTCGATGAAGTGTCGGTCGGCCGCATCGAAGCGCACGGAATCGACATCATCAAGATCGCCTCGTGCGCACTGACCGACTGGCCGCTGCTGGAACGCATTGCGCTTGCCAAACTGCCGATCATTGCCTCTACGGCCGCCTCCGGTGTCGAGGACATCGACGCCGTGGTCAGCTTCTTCCAGCACCGACAGAAGCAGCTCACCCTGATGCATTGCGTCGGCGAATACCCGACCCCGGACGAACGCCTGGCGATCAGGCAGATCGAACTGCTGCGCCAGCGCTATCCCGATGTGCGCATCGGCTTCTCGACGCACGAGCAGCCGGACAACACGGTGGCGATCATGCTGGCGCTGGCAAATGGTGCGACAGTGTTCGAAAAGCATGTTGGCCTGCCCAGCGAACGCTATGCCAACAATGCCTACTCGGCCTCGCCGGAACAGATCGCGGCATGGCTGGCCGCTGGCCGCCGCGCGCTGGACATGCTGGGGCCCACCGAGCGCTACGAACCAACCGAGGCCGAGCGCGAGGGTCTGACGGCGCTCAAGCGCGGTGTCTTTGCCCGCCGCGACTTGCCCGCCGGCACGATACTCTCTGCCAGCGATGTCTTCTTTGCCTTCCCCCCCGATCCAGGGCAGGTGACGGCCAACGACTGGTCGAAATATGTCAGTCATACGCTCAACCAGCCCGTCGTCGCGAACGCGCCGATCAAGAAGCAGCAGACCACCGCACAACATCATCGACAGCATGTAATGGCCGCGGTCAAGGCCGTGCGCACATTGCTCAGGGAGGGAAATGTCATCCTGCCGGGCCTCAGCGAACTGGAAATTTCCCACCACTACGGGCTTGAGAACTTCCACCGCTTCGGCCTGACCATGATCACCATCGTCAACCGCGAGTACTGCAAGAAGGTCCTGGTCATGCTGCCCGGGCAGACCCACCCCGAGCAATACCACCAGCAGAAAGAGGAAACCTTCGTCGTCCTCCACGGCACCATGATCCTGAAGCTCGACGGCGCGGCGCAGAAGGTCAAGCCGGGCGACGTGGTCACCGTGGAAAGGGGCGTGCGCCACGAGTTCCATACGGAATCCGGCGTCGTCTTCGAGGAAATTTCCTCGACCCACATCAGGGACGATTCCTTCTACACCGACCCGGCGATCGCCGCCAACGCGCAGCGCAAGACCCACCTGGCCTACTGGATGTAATCCCGATGCGCGTCGCCGACTACCTGATGTCCCACCTTGCCGGCCTCGGCATCGACCATGTTTTCGTCTTGCCCGGCGGCGGGGCCATGCACCTCAACGACGGGCTCGCCTGCGAACCGCGCATCACCGCGATTCCCTGCCATCACGAGCAAGCCTGCGGCATCGCCGCCGAAGCATGGGGGCGAGTCGCCGGAAAATTCGGCGTCGCCATGGTGACCACCGGCCCAGGCGCGACCAATGTGGTTACCCCGGTGACCGGTGCCTGGATCGAGTCGGTGCCGATGCTGGTCATTTCCGGGCAGGTGAAACGCCCGGACCTCCTGCGGGACCGACCCTTGCGACAGGGAGGCGTTCAGGAAGTCGACATCGTTCCGATTGTGCGATCGATCACCAAGTATGCGGTGACGGTGCAGGATCCCGCCACCATCCGCTATCACCTCGAACGTGCGCTCCACCAGATGCAG comes from the Sulfuritalea hydrogenivorans sk43H genome and includes:
- the sat gene encoding sulfate adenylyltransferase; translation: MALVNPHGGGSLRPLLLEGQALKVELARAQSLPKVKVSSREAGDIIMLGIGGFTPLEGFMTHTDWQGVCDGMKMANGLFWPIPITLSTDEVIADGIKTGSDIALVDGASGEILATMKVTEKFKIDKAHECATVFKTTDIEHPGVKMVMEQGDINLAGPIKVLSQGDFPEKYGDLFMSPKETRAKFEAMGWSRVAAFQTRNPMHRSHEYLAKIAIETCDGVLIHSLLGNLKPGDIPADVRSEAISTLAEHYFVKNTVLQAGYPLDMRYAGPREALLHALFRQNYGCSDLIVGRDHAGVGSYYGPFDAHHIFDQIPKGSLETQPLKIDWTFWCYKCGGMASARTCPHGEADRLLLSGTKLRKMLSEGGDVPAEFSRPEVLEVLRAYYASLAEDEKVEVKLSGHSAR
- the rfbF gene encoding glucose-1-phosphate cytidylyltransferase; amino-acid sequence: MKAVILAGGLGTRLAEETVLRPKPMVEIGGKPILWHIMKGYAHFGITDFVICLGYKGYMVKEYFANLALHTSDVTIDLAKNRVDLHQNQSEPWNITLVDTGENTQTGGRLRRIRGFVDGEDFCMTYGDGVADVDISALLAFHRNEQCLATVTAVRPPGRFGRLDLDGKRARGFQEKPRGDGDWINGGFFVISPAALDRIDSESTLWEQEPLQHLAANGQLAAFRHDGFWQPMDTLRDKNHLEQLWAAGNAPWKLWQ
- a CDS encoding CoB--CoM heterodisulfide reductase iron-sulfur subunit B family protein, whose protein sequence is MSKKEYAFYPGCSSQLKASASNYLVSTNSMCTALDIKLTEIPDWNCCGASIGYCEGGELPRIAINARNFAQAETHLPGQDIVATCAACWLGARESKERLDASAVLMKETNEALAAAGLHYKGEVEVRHMVEVLIEDFGYEGLKAPMKKSLEGLKIAGYVGCQTNRPFGIVGESFENPLYLDKMVETFGGEALTKYEQKVTCCGGALAFSEPEKSQKQIRDIVESAYDHGAEMIVTPCPLCQANVEVYQSEINKKQGTKFNMPVVYYSQLMTVAYGGSAKDAALDGQLIRAEKLEKIAGK
- the aprB gene encoding adenylyl-sulfate reductase subunit beta; translated protein: MPTFVRTEKCDGCKGQDKTACMYICPHNLMKLDKDGSETGHAMKAFNQEPEQCWECYSCVKICPQGAIECRHYADIVPLGGSVQPLRGSDSIMWTIKFRNGTLKRFKFPIRTTAEGSIDCYGGKPMPKMSEITADGVYTRAVMGGFRAGNPAELIRK
- a CDS encoding YkgJ family cysteine cluster protein, coding for MSQPDIPFPQSPVLPTMLAETHEIEFSCHKGIGCWNACCSNIDISLTPYDVLRIKTRLGISSTEFLKDYTVPYEFDKDSIAGIKFRPVEGGTACRFMKPEGCDIYSDRPTACRYYPVALLSMRKQDEYVDRDSYALVKEDHCKGHEVNRRITIADYRKEQGLEQYDELARGWRQLVLKKKSSGPTIGKPSLRSRQLFFMACYDIDRFREFVSAESFTKLFDLPQAEKEALMADDVALLQFAFRFLRQVLFGEESIALNAEAAQERLAKVQEKRLVEEREAAKKRALESESESDEGFD
- the aprA gene encoding adenylyl-sulfate reductase subunit alpha encodes the protein MAGTFEAPEVVYEELDILLVGGGMACCGTAYEMMRWAEALKAETGKELKIKLVDKAAMDRSGAVAQGLSAINTYIGDKQDPADYARMVSNDLMGITRDDLAYDVGRNVDDSVHLFEEWGLPIWKTDAEGVRHDGAEAQKEGLPALKDGGQPVRSGKWQIMINGESYKWIVAEAAKKALGLDRIQERVFIVHLINDKNDPTRIAGAAGFSVRENKIYIYKAKAVMLAAGGCVNLFRPRSVGEGSGRAWYPVWNAGSTYAMAAEAGAEMTMMENRFVPARFKDGYGPVGAWFLLFKAKATNAYGEDYMVKNKEMLNDYPPYGQAAVPASCLRNHLMLKEMKEGRGPIYMDTVTALAKLAETLTPKEVKHLEAEAWEDFLDMCIGQCGIWVGENVDPREKNSELMPTEPYLLGSHSGCCGIWVSGPTDVGAPTTEEYDGVPAHLPKGWNWGYRSMTTVKGLFTAGDGVGASGHKFSSGSHTEGRLAAKSMIKYCLDNPDYKLEFDETNEQIAETIWRPVKTFLTHKDYTTAIDVNPNYITPKMLQMRLQKIMDEYVAGVATYYNTNDKMLAVAEEKLEMLKEDSLKLRAKDLHELLRAWENYHRILTAEAHMKHIQFREESRYPGFYYRTDKNFVDEKNWHCFVNSIYDKHTKKWTCFKRKHIDLVDKSKLFKAAAPH
- a CDS encoding 4Fe-4S dicluster domain-containing protein; amino-acid sequence: MTTANQSANLGALERYRNNFLREVEANVEEGHMVKMCMQCGVCAGSCPLGPAWQHSPQKIFMMIRAGKRDEVLGSDSMFMCTSCYNCMVRCPRQLPITHIMHGLANYAHRLGLAPKGQPTRDFATLFWNNLIKKGRVNELTLTLRHYFRGGLVSGIKEALSMQGIGLGLLLAKRLNPMEIFGGHGVKDLKGFHAIIAKAKEIEDRKKGFSA